One Streptomyces sp. B21-105 genomic region harbors:
- a CDS encoding type II toxin-antitoxin system VapC family toxin: MQPVILDTDVASLSHKRKLTGPLATRLIGRKPLITFVTFGELTKWTEIRHWGTRSRQELADWLSGIPILPGDEAVAATWGRLSAAGIQRGRPRPINDMWIAACALTYDLPLATLNLKDYEDFRAHHGLRILGAE, encoded by the coding sequence ATGCAACCCGTCATCCTCGACACCGACGTCGCCTCACTGTCCCACAAGCGCAAGCTCACCGGCCCGCTCGCCACCAGGCTGATCGGCCGCAAGCCGCTGATCACCTTCGTGACCTTCGGCGAACTGACCAAGTGGACCGAGATCCGCCACTGGGGCACCCGCAGCCGCCAGGAACTCGCCGACTGGCTCTCCGGCATCCCGATCCTGCCCGGCGACGAAGCCGTCGCCGCAACCTGGGGCCGCCTGTCAGCCGCGGGCATCCAGCGCGGACGCCCACGCCCGATCAACGACATGTGGATCGCGGCCTGTGCCCTCACCTACGACCTGCCGCTGGCCACGCTCAACCTCAAGGACTACGAGGACTTCCGAGCCCACCACGGTCTGCGTATCCTCGGCGCGGAGTAG
- a CDS encoding DUF4360 domain-containing protein, with translation MANGLLLGGAVAALITAAVPAHNSSPVFDNPPPDKIVIDVATVNGSGCPAGTAAVAVSEDNTAFTVTYSDYLAQVGGGSNPTAFRKNCQLNLVVHVPSGFTYAIAKADYRGYASLQSGASAVQRASYYFQGSSQTVFKNHNFSGSYNDNWQATDTTDWAQLVWAPCGVQRNFNINTELRVNAGSSSPSKVSFMTMDSTDGDLSTVYHMAWQECPAK, from the coding sequence ATGGCAAACGGGCTGCTTCTGGGCGGCGCGGTCGCCGCGCTGATCACCGCCGCGGTGCCCGCGCACAACTCGTCCCCCGTGTTCGACAACCCGCCGCCGGACAAGATCGTCATCGACGTCGCCACGGTGAACGGCTCCGGCTGTCCCGCGGGCACGGCCGCCGTCGCCGTGTCCGAGGACAACACCGCCTTCACCGTGACCTACAGCGACTACCTCGCCCAGGTCGGCGGGGGCTCCAACCCCACGGCCTTCCGCAAGAACTGCCAGCTCAACCTGGTCGTCCACGTCCCCTCGGGCTTCACGTACGCCATCGCCAAGGCGGACTACCGCGGCTACGCCTCACTCCAGTCCGGCGCGAGCGCCGTGCAGCGGGCCTCGTACTACTTCCAGGGGTCGTCGCAGACGGTGTTCAAGAACCACAACTTCTCCGGCTCCTACAACGACAACTGGCAGGCCACCGACACCACCGACTGGGCCCAACTGGTCTGGGCCCCCTGCGGAGTCCAGCGCAACTTCAACATCAACACCGAACTCCGCGTCAACGCCGGCTCGTCCTCGCCGAGCAAGGTCAGCTTCATGACGATGGACTCGACCGACGGCGACCTCAGCACCGTCTACCACATGGCCTGGCAGGAGTGCCCGGCGAAGTGA
- the arfA gene encoding arabinosylfuranosidase ArfA — MSTARFTLDPAFTVGEVDPRVFGSFVEHLGRCVYTGIYEPGHPTADAEGLRTDVLDLVRELGVTAVRYPGGNFVSGYKWEDSVGPAAERPRRLDLAWHSTETNRFGLSEYIAFLRKIGPQAEPMMAVNLGTRGVAEALELQEYANHPSGTALSDLRAAHGDKEPFGIRLWCLGNEMDGPWQTGHKTAEEYGRVAAETARAMRQLDPGVELVACGSSSQSMPTFAEWEATVLAETYDLVDYISLHAYYWPEDGDVDSFLASAVDMESFIDNVVATADHVGARLKSTKRINLSFDEWNVWYLREWEAHAKGLGQDDWPEAPRLLEDNYSVTDAVVFGSLLIALLRHADRVTVACLAQLVNVIAPILTEPGGPAWRQTTFFPFAQASRYGRGTVLDVRVDSPTYETRKHGTTDLLHATAVRAEDGTVTVFAVNRSRTDALPLQVALHGLELTSVVEHSVLADADPDARNTLADPERVAPHPAEGTALTDGALTATLEPLSWNVIRLA; from the coding sequence CCGACGTACTGGACCTCGTCCGCGAACTCGGCGTCACCGCCGTCCGCTACCCCGGCGGCAACTTCGTCTCCGGCTACAAGTGGGAGGACTCCGTCGGCCCGGCAGCGGAGCGTCCCCGCCGCCTGGACCTGGCCTGGCACTCGACGGAGACCAATCGTTTCGGCCTCTCCGAGTACATCGCCTTCCTCCGCAAGATCGGCCCGCAGGCCGAGCCGATGATGGCGGTCAACCTGGGCACGCGCGGCGTCGCCGAGGCCCTGGAGCTCCAGGAGTACGCCAACCACCCCTCCGGCACGGCCCTCTCCGACCTGCGCGCCGCCCATGGCGACAAGGAGCCGTTCGGGATCAGGCTGTGGTGCCTGGGCAACGAGATGGACGGCCCGTGGCAGACCGGCCACAAGACGGCCGAGGAGTACGGCCGCGTCGCCGCCGAGACCGCCCGCGCCATGCGCCAGCTGGACCCCGGCGTCGAACTCGTCGCCTGCGGCTCCTCCAGCCAGTCCATGCCGACGTTCGCCGAGTGGGAGGCGACGGTCCTCGCCGAGACGTACGACCTCGTCGACTACATCTCGCTGCACGCCTACTACTGGCCCGAGGACGGCGACGTCGACTCCTTCCTCGCCTCCGCCGTCGACATGGAGTCCTTCATCGACAACGTCGTGGCGACCGCCGACCACGTCGGCGCGCGGCTCAAGTCGACGAAGCGGATCAACCTCTCCTTCGACGAGTGGAACGTCTGGTACCTGCGCGAGTGGGAGGCGCACGCGAAGGGCCTCGGACAGGACGACTGGCCGGAGGCCCCGCGGCTGCTGGAGGACAACTACAGCGTCACCGACGCCGTCGTCTTCGGCTCGCTCCTCATCGCGCTGCTGCGGCACGCCGACCGGGTGACGGTCGCCTGCCTCGCCCAGCTCGTCAACGTCATCGCGCCGATCCTCACCGAGCCGGGCGGCCCGGCCTGGCGGCAGACGACGTTCTTCCCGTTCGCACAGGCGTCCCGGTACGGCCGCGGCACCGTCCTCGACGTGCGGGTGGACTCGCCGACGTACGAGACGCGCAAGCACGGCACGACGGACCTGCTGCACGCCACCGCGGTCCGCGCCGAGGACGGCACGGTCACCGTCTTCGCCGTCAACCGCAGCCGCACCGACGCGCTGCCGCTCCAGGTCGCCCTGCACGGGCTGGAGCTGACCTCGGTCGTCGAGCACAGCGTGCTCGCGGACGCAGACCCGGACGCCCGCAACACCCTCGCCGACCCCGAGCGGGTCGCCCCTCACCCGGCCGAGGGCACCGCGCTGACGGACGGCGCGCTGACGGCGACGCTGGAGCCGCTGTCGTGGAACGTGATCCGGCTGGCGTAG
- a CDS encoding DUF397 domain-containing protein → MSLIRAAVPSSGGDGDGDGDGDCVEVALDWSKSSHSSGSSDNCVEVAACPAQVHVRDSKVEGGPELTLSPAAWARFVAHAAK, encoded by the coding sequence GTGTCACTCATCCGTGCAGCAGTCCCCAGCAGCGGCGGCGACGGCGACGGCGACGGCGACGGCGATTGTGTCGAGGTCGCGCTCGACTGGAGCAAGTCCAGCCACAGCAGCGGCTCCAGCGACAACTGCGTCGAGGTCGCCGCCTGTCCCGCGCAGGTCCACGTCCGTGACTCCAAGGTCGAGGGCGGTCCCGAGCTCACCCTCTCCCCCGCCGCGTGGGCCAGGTTCGTGGCCCACGCGGCGAAGTGA
- a CDS encoding RrF2 family transcriptional regulator: MRISARADYAVRAVLELAVRQGGDPVKAEAIAAEQDIPHKFLEGILGDLRRGGIVDSRRGGGGGYRLARDPAAITVADVIRAVDGPIVSVRGERPTGLSYTGTAQPLLPLWIALRANVRRILEGVTIADIAADALPAPVKELAAEPAAWENP, from the coding sequence ATGAGGATCTCGGCAAGAGCGGACTACGCGGTGCGGGCGGTGCTGGAGCTCGCCGTGCGGCAAGGCGGCGACCCGGTGAAGGCGGAGGCGATCGCCGCCGAGCAGGACATCCCGCACAAGTTCCTCGAGGGGATCCTCGGCGACCTGCGGCGCGGCGGCATCGTCGACAGCCGGCGCGGCGGCGGCGGAGGCTACCGGCTGGCCCGCGACCCGGCGGCGATCACCGTCGCGGACGTCATCCGGGCGGTGGACGGCCCGATCGTGTCCGTGCGCGGCGAACGCCCGACGGGGCTGTCGTACACGGGGACCGCGCAGCCCCTGCTGCCGCTGTGGATCGCGCTGCGGGCCAACGTGCGCCGCATCCTGGAGGGCGTCACGATCGCCGACATCGCCGCCGACGCGCTGCCGGCCCCGGTGAAGGAGCTGGCGGCGGAACCGGCGGCCTGGGAGAACCCGTGA
- a CDS encoding DUF6000 family protein, whose product MSGTSAGDLFARYCLPGNRYKKLLSGSFMRAGREQALEFGAALMDDGRQASASELEQLLGGDWREALTACWLIGFAQRSEFRDELHRLIDEGGARRAEKGVAFTLARFCQSSDAHTLKRHLERSLRELQNRGNQPWCLGALLHIERRLGVRLSQDLLAPEGLWDRWSAAGFLEAADPSHWEREVAGWIELAESLD is encoded by the coding sequence GTGTCTGGAACCAGTGCGGGTGATCTGTTTGCGCGCTATTGCTTGCCTGGGAACAGGTATAAGAAACTCCTCTCCGGGAGCTTCATGAGGGCTGGCCGTGAGCAGGCTCTTGAGTTTGGTGCGGCCTTGATGGACGACGGTCGGCAGGCGTCGGCGAGTGAGCTGGAGCAGCTCCTGGGCGGCGACTGGCGGGAGGCTCTTACGGCTTGTTGGCTCATCGGGTTTGCGCAGAGATCTGAATTTCGAGATGAGCTGCACAGGCTTATCGATGAGGGGGGCGCCAGACGCGCGGAAAAAGGCGTTGCCTTCACGCTGGCTCGGTTCTGTCAATCATCTGATGCGCATACCTTGAAGCGTCATCTGGAGCGTAGTCTGCGCGAGCTACAAAATCGGGGAAACCAGCCGTGGTGCCTTGGTGCGCTGCTGCATATCGAGAGACGTTTGGGCGTACGGCTTTCGCAAGATCTACTTGCGCCCGAAGGGTTGTGGGATCGATGGTCGGCGGCAGGCTTCCTTGAGGCTGCTGATCCTTCCCATTGGGAGAGGGAAGTGGCAGGCTGGATTGAGCTTGCCGAGAGCCTGGACTGA
- a CDS encoding transposase, producing the protein MPKPYPKEFREDVVRVARNREPGVTLEQIAADFGVHPITLSKWLRRADSDEGARPATASGESAELREARKRIREQENEVLRRAAAYLSQANLPAK; encoded by the coding sequence GTGCCCAAGCCGTATCCGAAGGAGTTCCGCGAGGACGTCGTGCGGGTCGCGCGCAACCGTGAGCCCGGCGTCACGCTGGAACAGATCGCCGCCGACTTCGGCGTCCACCCGATCACTCTGTCGAAGTGGCTGCGCCGTGCGGACAGCGATGAGGGCGCCAGGCCCGCGACAGCGTCGGGTGAGTCGGCCGAGCTGCGCGAGGCCCGCAAGCGCATCCGGGAGCAGGAGAACGAGGTTCTGCGCCGGGCTGCAGCGTATCTGTCGCAGGCGAACCTGCCGGCAAAATGA